A window of Umboniibacter marinipuniceus contains these coding sequences:
- a CDS encoding low molecular weight protein-tyrosine-phosphatase, whose protein sequence is MFKSILVVCAGNICRSPIGEAMLAAGLPGKVVSSAGIVAKNDMPADPSSVQLCSSAGIPIDSHKARRLTPEICAENDLILVMEPQHVKDVAERFPQASGKTMLIGKWIGVDEIPDPHRQQMEAFEHAYQLLEKACEGWVAKLA, encoded by the coding sequence ATGTTTAAGTCAATATTAGTAGTCTGCGCCGGCAATATTTGTCGTTCGCCCATTGGCGAGGCGATGCTGGCGGCAGGGTTGCCCGGCAAGGTTGTTAGCTCTGCTGGAATTGTTGCAAAAAATGATATGCCGGCGGATCCAAGCTCAGTGCAGCTTTGCTCTTCTGCGGGGATTCCAATTGATAGTCATAAGGCGCGTAGGTTAACCCCTGAAATATGTGCTGAGAATGATCTTATTTTGGTGATGGAGCCGCAGCATGTTAAAGATGTGGCGGAACGATTTCCTCAGGCGAGCGGCAAGACCATGTTGATTGGTAAGTGGATTGGTGTTGACGAAATTCCTGATCCTCATCGTCAGCAGATGGAGGCATTTGAACATGCCTACCAACTACTAGAGAAGGCCTGTGAAGGTTGGGTTGCTAAGTTGGCATAA
- a CDS encoding polysaccharide export protein yields the protein MQSVSIVKLPLALVCAALLSACSIPGSNLKTSDIETVDTGEANLNSQVEILAITPALVQQLKAQQALPAATVNTEMNALIASYDYRIGVADVLNVTVWDHPELTIPAGSYRSAESSGNWVHADGTIFYPYIGQVYVAGKTVSEVRDLIAERLSEYIESPQVDVSISSFRSQKVHVTGEVNVPGRLPVTNVPLTLLEAVNQSGGLAEFADWNDVVLTRQGEEYPVSLQRLMKAGDLSQDYLLQDGDIIHIARNDGAKVFVMGSVAETTVVDINRSDMSLTEALANAGGLDELTADASGVFVMRASDGGDKIAQIYQLDMENAASLILASEFKLQSRDVVYVATEPVAVWNRLIVNLLPTAQTIYYIGRTRDDFIN from the coding sequence ATGCAATCAGTCTCAATTGTAAAGCTGCCGCTCGCGTTAGTTTGTGCAGCGCTGTTATCGGCGTGTTCAATTCCCGGCTCAAATCTCAAGACTTCAGATATCGAAACGGTCGACACCGGTGAGGCAAACCTAAACTCACAGGTGGAAATCTTAGCTATCACCCCTGCGCTTGTTCAGCAGCTTAAGGCGCAGCAGGCTCTGCCAGCCGCTACGGTAAACACCGAAATGAACGCGCTGATTGCCAGCTATGACTATCGCATTGGTGTGGCGGATGTGCTCAATGTAACGGTTTGGGATCATCCTGAGTTAACTATTCCCGCTGGCTCGTACCGTTCAGCTGAAAGCTCGGGCAACTGGGTTCACGCAGATGGCACTATTTTTTACCCCTACATTGGTCAAGTTTATGTGGCAGGTAAAACCGTTTCCGAGGTGCGCGATTTGATCGCTGAGCGCCTGTCGGAATACATCGAAAGTCCGCAAGTAGATGTCAGTATCTCTTCCTTCCGCTCGCAGAAGGTTCATGTTACCGGTGAGGTGAATGTTCCCGGTCGTTTGCCGGTGACTAACGTACCGCTCACATTGCTTGAGGCGGTGAATCAAAGTGGTGGTTTGGCGGAGTTTGCAGACTGGAATGATGTAGTGCTTACTCGTCAGGGAGAGGAATACCCAGTCAGTCTTCAGCGTTTAATGAAAGCCGGTGATTTAAGTCAGGACTATTTGCTTCAGGATGGCGACATTATTCACATAGCACGAAACGACGGCGCGAAGGTTTTCGTGATGGGTTCGGTGGCTGAAACTACCGTGGTAGATATTAATCGTAGTGATATGTCGTTAACGGAAGCACTTGCTAATGCCGGCGGTTTGGATGAGCTAACGGCGGACGCGTCGGGCGTATTTGTGATGCGTGCCAGTGATGGCGGGGATAAGATTGCTCAGATCTATCAGTTGGATATGGAGAATGCAGCCTCCTTAATTCTAGCAAGTGAGTTCAAGCTTCAAAGTCGAGATGTGGTGTATGTTGCCACGGAGCCGGTTGCCGTATGGAATCGTCTGATTGTGAATTTACTGCCAACCGCTCAAACCATTTATTATATCGGTCGTACTCGTGACGACTTTATTAACTGA